A single region of the Massilia sp. erpn genome encodes:
- a CDS encoding type II secretion system protein, whose translation MNKQGMNAIRTQGQGGFTLIELIVVIVILGILAATALPRFIDMGADARAASLNAARGSLQSTVAMLHGRLLAAGAPTATVDAEGIAVPMATAGGTNLGYPSANTLLLDAAGLNALDYVRIAPGSAATSNSPATLANQIAFIPASVSGTTRGLTCAVIYTAPTAAGQVPTFSNPVNSTNC comes from the coding sequence GAATAAACAGGGCATGAACGCCATTCGCACGCAAGGCCAAGGTGGCTTTACGCTGATCGAATTGATCGTTGTGATCGTAATCCTCGGCATCCTCGCGGCCACTGCGCTGCCGCGCTTTATCGATATGGGTGCCGATGCGCGCGCGGCGAGCCTCAATGCGGCCCGCGGTTCGCTGCAGTCGACGGTTGCCATGCTTCATGGCCGACTCCTTGCTGCTGGCGCTCCGACGGCAACAGTCGATGCGGAGGGCATTGCGGTGCCGATGGCGACTGCAGGTGGCACCAACCTTGGTTATCCATCTGCAAACACGCTGCTGCTTGATGCAGCAGGCCTTAACGCGCTTGACTACGTTCGCATTGCTCCTGGTAGTGCGGCAACGAGCAACAGTCCAGCGACTCTGGCGAATCAGATTGCATTCATCCCTGCCAGTGTATCCGGCACTACCCGAGGCTTGACCTGCGCTGTGATCTATACGGCGCCCACGGCCGCCGGCCAAGTGCCGACATTCAGCAATCCAGTTAATTCCACTAACTGTTAA